In Cryptomeria japonica chromosome 10, Sugi_1.0, whole genome shotgun sequence, a genomic segment contains:
- the LOC131036138 gene encoding GDSL esterase/lipase At2g30310-like, producing the protein MGRLNHVGCICLVLCILLSISSGIETIKGKAKIPAFFTFGDSLVDPGNNNFINTIAKANHAPYGQDFRGHEQNGRFSNGKLATDFIASRLGVKENIPPFLDPNLNSQELLTGVSFASAGTGFDNLTSTRFEIYKLGVRKLGVAGHPPLGCIPIEKTLQGESMLNGCIQAINYISSSYNQKLKEALQGLKARLPGIRLEYVDIYDNMLDMIKHPLLYGFEISNRGCCGTGLLEVGPRCDNRTPITCSNTSKSVFWDSAHPTQATYQIIADKLLLQNIPKLL; encoded by the exons ATGGGGCGCCTAAATCACGTTGGGTGTATTTGCCTGGTTCTCTGTATTCTCCTTTCAATCTCCTCAGGCATTGAAACCATTAAAGGTAAAGCAAAAATCCCAGCTTTCTTCACATTCGGCGACTCACTCGTGGATCCTGGCAACAATAACTTTATTAACACCATTGCCAAGGCCAACCATGCTCCATATGGGCAAGATTTCAGAGGTCACGAACAAAATGGTCGCTTTTCTAATGGAAAACTTGCAACAGATTTTATCG CTTCTAGACTTGGGGTAAAGGAAAACATTCCACCATTTTTGGATCCTAATCTCAACAGCCAGGAGCTTCTCACAGGTGTTAGTTTTGCTTCCGCTGGAACCGGATTTGACAACCTCACTTCCACACGTTTT GAGATATACAAGCTTGGGGTACGCAAACTGGGCGTGGCAGGGCACCCTCCACTGGGATGCATACCGATAGAGAAAACATTACAGGGAGAATCAATGCTGAATGGATGTATTCAGGCAATCAACTATATTTCATCTTCTTACAACCAAAAGCTCAAGGAAGCCCTCCAAGGATTGAAAGCTCGTCTTCCAGGCATTAGACTGGAGTACGTAGACATCTATGACAATATGTTAGACATGATAAAACATCCTTTGTTATACG GATTTGAGATATCAAATAGGGGTTGCTGTGGAACAGGATTACTCGAGGTTGGGCCACGTTGTGATAATAGAACTCCGATTACTTGTTCCAATACATCAAAAAGTGTTTTCTGGGATTCTGCTCATCCTACACAGGCTACATATCAGATAATTGCTGACAAGCTCCTGCTCCAAAATATTCCAAAGCTGCTCTAA